One Rhodospirillaceae bacterium DNA segment encodes these proteins:
- a CDS encoding phosphomannomutase/phosphoglucomutase — MLADKLDPTILREYDIRGIVDDTLTEDAVTAIGRAFGTVVRRGGGKAVAVGYDGRTSSPRLETALSDGLKMAGLDVVQVGLGPTPMLYFAAHTLDVDAGAMITGSHNPPEYNGIKMVVRGKSFYGDAIQDLGRIVAEKDYEDGAGLIRTQTVFKDYVERVLSDFKLGSHLRVAWDPGNGSAGEVVAEVCRRLRGSHFLINQHIDGTFPAHHPDPTVEANLEQLKGLVAAQQCDIGLAFDGDGDRIGVIDSQGRVMWGDQLMVVLASEILSRKPGSTIIADVKASQVFFEEIERMGGKAVMWKTGHSLIKSKMQETGAPLAGEMSAHIFFSDGYYGYDDAVYAAIRLLSIIGTGDESLSDIMDRLPQMMNTPELRFDCDEARKFQVVEEVAERLKSVDGITVHDIDGVRVQSDDGWWLLRASNTQAVLVARCESTTEEGLKRLKSALTDQLTSSGLEAPDFT; from the coding sequence ATGCTTGCAGATAAGCTCGACCCGACGATTTTACGCGAATATGACATTCGTGGGATCGTTGACGACACGCTGACAGAAGACGCTGTCACGGCTATTGGTCGTGCGTTTGGAACCGTTGTGCGACGCGGCGGCGGCAAGGCGGTCGCTGTCGGTTATGATGGCCGGACCAGTTCTCCGCGATTGGAAACTGCGCTCAGTGATGGGTTAAAGATGGCCGGGCTGGACGTTGTTCAAGTTGGCCTTGGGCCGACGCCGATGCTGTATTTTGCGGCTCATACCTTGGATGTTGATGCCGGTGCGATGATCACCGGATCGCACAATCCACCTGAATACAACGGCATTAAAATGGTCGTGAGGGGAAAGTCGTTTTACGGCGACGCCATTCAGGACCTCGGTCGGATCGTCGCTGAAAAGGACTACGAAGACGGTGCTGGTCTAATAAGAACCCAAACCGTATTCAAAGACTATGTTGAGCGCGTCTTGTCAGATTTCAAGCTGGGATCACATTTGCGTGTTGCCTGGGACCCAGGAAATGGATCGGCAGGGGAAGTCGTCGCTGAAGTTTGTCGCCGTCTACGGGGATCTCATTTTCTGATTAACCAGCACATCGACGGTACCTTTCCTGCCCATCATCCCGATCCGACGGTGGAGGCGAATCTTGAACAATTGAAGGGATTGGTCGCGGCACAGCAGTGTGATATCGGGCTGGCCTTTGATGGCGATGGCGACCGCATTGGCGTGATCGATTCACAAGGCCGGGTGATGTGGGGCGACCAGTTGATGGTTGTCCTGGCCAGCGAAATCCTGTCCCGGAAACCGGGCTCCACGATCATTGCTGACGTTAAAGCCAGTCAGGTCTTCTTCGAAGAGATCGAAAGAATGGGCGGCAAAGCGGTGATGTGGAAGACCGGGCATTCCTTGATCAAGAGCAAAATGCAGGAAACGGGTGCACCGCTTGCCGGTGAAATGAGCGCGCATATTTTCTTTAGTGATGGCTATTATGGTTATGACGATGCGGTATACGCGGCGATCCGATTACTGTCGATCATTGGCACAGGCGATGAAAGCCTGAGCGATATTATGGATCGTCTACCTCAGATGATGAACACGCCGGAACTTCGTTTCGATTGCGATGAAGCGCGCAAGTTTCAAGTCGTCGAAGAAGTCGCGGAACGCTTGAAGTCAGTGGACGGCATTACGGTCCACGATATCGACGGCGTGCGGGTGCAATCGGATGATGGTTGGTGGCTGCTGAGGGCTTCTAACACACAAGCTGTGTTAGTGGCACGGTGTGAATCAACGACTGAAGAGGGGTTGAAACGCCTTAAGTCTGCGCTGACGGATCAGTTAACGTCGAGTGGATTAGAGGCACCAGACTTTACTTAA